A region from the Euleptes europaea isolate rEulEur1 chromosome 13, rEulEur1.hap1, whole genome shotgun sequence genome encodes:
- the LOC130485913 gene encoding immunoglobulin alpha-2 heavy chain-like → MTQPSSVSASVGETVKISCTRSSGRVSSYYNSWYQQKPGSAPIMLIYTDDDRASGISNRFSGSLDSSANAAILTISNVQEEDEADYYCASYDGSATLIRCRRCDAQFTMTQPSSVSASIVKTVKISCTRSSGSVSSYYNSWYQQKPGTAPIMLIYLHSSRASVISDRFSGSLDSSANAAVLTISNVQAEDEADYYCLSYDGSYKHTMIQPHREVRQKPLCSRCALHWLCLVDAAAESPVTGLVN, encoded by the exons ATGACTCAGCCATCCTCTGTGTCGGCCTCCGTTGGAGAGACTGTTAAGATCTCATGTACAAGAAGCAGCGGGAGGGTAAGCAGCTACTATAACTCCTGGTACCAACAGAAGCCCGGCAGTGCTCCAATAATGCTCATATATACAGATGATGACAGAGCCTCTGGCATCTCCAACCGATTCTCAGGTTCTCTTGACAGCTCTGCCAATGCCGCCATCTTAACCATCTCCAATGTCCAAGAAGAGGATGAGGCCGATTATTACTGTGCATCTTATGATGGCAGC gcaaccctg ATTCGCTGTAGGC GTTGCGATGCCCAATTCACCATGACTCAGCCGTCCTCTGTGTCAGCTTCCATTGTAAAAACTGTTAAGATCTCATGTACAAGAAGCAGCGGGAGCGTAAGCAGCTACTATAACTCCTGGTACCAACAGAAGCCCGGCACTGCTCCGATAATGCTCATATATTTGCATAGCAGCAGAGCGTCGGTCATCTCCGACCGATTCTCAGGTTCTCTTGACAGTTCTGCCAATGCTGCCGTCTTAACCATCTCCAATGTCCAAGCAGAGGATGAGGCCGATTATTACTGTTTATCTTATGACGGCAGCTACAAGCACACAATGATACAACCCCACAGGGAAGTGAGACAAAAACCTCTTTGTAGCAGATGTGCTTTGCACTGGTTGTGCTTGGTTGACGCAGCGGCTGAGTCTCCTGTGACTGGTCTGGTTAACTAG